One window of the Luteolibacter sp. Y139 genome contains the following:
- a CDS encoding ABC transporter ATP-binding protein — protein sequence MLRPVAEVILDVDAVVKKFDDFTAVDGVSFKVCAGETVGLLGVNGAGKTTLMNMILGLITPTGGAIRAFGMDLQKHRLEILQRANFCTTYATLPGNVKVRHNLEIFARLYSVPKPKQKVTELLELLEISKLAEKPTGQLSAGESTRVNLAKALLNDPDLLLLDEPTASLDPDIADKVRKLVRHVQKERHPAILYTSHNMRDIEEVCDRVLFLHAGKILAAGTPDEITRHFQEDDLEDVFIKIARGGPVQ from the coding sequence ATGCTCCGGCCCGTGGCCGAAGTGATTCTGGATGTCGATGCAGTGGTGAAGAAGTTCGACGACTTCACCGCGGTGGACGGCGTTTCCTTCAAGGTCTGCGCCGGGGAAACCGTCGGCCTGTTGGGCGTGAACGGCGCCGGCAAGACCACCCTGATGAACATGATCCTCGGCCTCATCACCCCAACCGGCGGGGCGATCCGGGCCTTCGGCATGGACCTCCAGAAGCACCGGCTGGAAATTCTCCAGCGCGCGAATTTCTGCACCACCTACGCCACCCTGCCGGGCAACGTGAAGGTCCGTCACAATCTGGAGATCTTCGCCCGCCTCTACTCGGTGCCGAAGCCGAAACAGAAGGTCACCGAGCTGCTGGAACTGCTCGAAATCTCAAAGCTCGCCGAGAAACCCACCGGCCAGCTCAGCGCCGGTGAATCCACCCGCGTCAATCTCGCCAAGGCCCTGCTCAACGATCCCGATCTACTTCTCCTGGACGAGCCGACCGCCTCGCTCGACCCGGACATCGCCGACAAGGTCCGAAAGCTGGTCCGTCACGTCCAAAAGGAACGCCACCCGGCCATCCTCTACACCTCGCACAACATGCGGGACATCGAGGAAGTCTGCGACCGCGTGCTCTTCCTCCACGCCGGCAAAATCCTGGCAGCAGGAACGCCTGATGAGATCACCAGGCACTTCCAGGAAGACGACTTGGAAGACGTCTTCATCAAGATCGCCCGCGGCGGGCCCGTGCAGTGA